In Vibrio gangliei, a single window of DNA contains:
- the tet(59) gene encoding tetracycline efflux MFS transporter Tet(59): MNKFAITALTITALDAMGIGLIMPVLPTLLREYVSAENLANHYGILLALYAIMQVFFAPLLGKWSDKFGRRPILLLSLAGAAVDYTLLALSSSLWMLYVGRLISGVTGATGAVAASVIADNTASQERTKWFGRLGAAFGVGLISGPAIGGFTGQFSAHLPFIIAAILNALSFLVIMLIFKDNKIKNTEKNTTETAENSRPFLQVIKPVILLLFIFFMTQMIGQIPATTWVLFTEHRFQWGSMEIGLSLAGLGIMHALFQAFVAGAIAKKFNEKVTIIVGFVVDGAAFIILSLLTKGWMIYPTLILLAGGSIALPALQGLMSAQVNQTNQGKLQGVLVSLTNTTGVIGPLLFSFIFGQTLASWDGWIWMIGAIMYVLLIVFILSFYRSTKKIVKIAKLPAS; this comes from the coding sequence ATGAATAAATTTGCGATCACCGCTTTAACGATCACCGCCCTAGATGCTATGGGGATCGGCTTGATCATGCCTGTATTGCCTACATTGTTACGTGAATACGTGTCGGCTGAAAATTTAGCAAATCATTACGGTATCCTGCTGGCACTGTATGCCATCATGCAGGTTTTTTTTGCTCCTCTACTTGGCAAATGGTCTGATAAATTCGGGCGCCGACCAATATTACTACTATCTCTTGCAGGCGCTGCTGTGGATTACACTTTGCTTGCATTATCTAGCTCACTTTGGATGCTATACGTTGGGCGATTAATTTCTGGAGTTACTGGCGCAACAGGTGCGGTCGCCGCTTCTGTTATTGCTGACAATACTGCTTCACAAGAGCGTACTAAGTGGTTTGGACGCTTAGGGGCGGCTTTTGGTGTCGGGTTAATCTCTGGCCCTGCAATTGGCGGCTTTACAGGGCAATTCTCAGCTCATCTTCCTTTTATTATTGCTGCCATTTTAAATGCGCTCTCTTTTTTAGTTATTATGTTGATATTTAAAGATAATAAAATCAAAAATACTGAAAAAAACACCACAGAAACAGCAGAAAATTCGCGACCTTTCCTGCAAGTGATCAAGCCAGTCATACTATTGTTATTTATCTTTTTTATGACTCAAATGATAGGGCAAATTCCAGCAACGACATGGGTGTTATTTACGGAACATCGTTTTCAATGGGGCAGTATGGAGATCGGCCTATCTTTAGCGGGGTTAGGCATCATGCATGCCTTGTTCCAAGCATTTGTAGCGGGCGCAATCGCCAAGAAATTCAATGAAAAAGTGACGATTATTGTGGGCTTTGTTGTTGATGGAGCAGCATTCATTATTTTGTCATTATTGACAAAGGGTTGGATGATTTACCCTACATTAATCTTACTCGCCGGCGGCAGTATTGCGCTACCAGCCTTACAGGGGTTAATGTCAGCTCAAGTCAATCAAACTAACCAAGGTAAGCTACAAGGCGTTCTAGTCAGCTTAACCAATACGACGGGGGTGATCGGCCCATTATTATTTAGCTTTATTTTTGGTCAAACACTGGCAAGTTGGGATGGCTGGATATGGATGATTGGTGCGATAATGTATGTTTTATTGATTGTATTTATTTTATCTTTTTATAGAAGCACCAAAAAGATAGTTAAAATAGCGAAGCTACCAGCGAGCTAA
- the tetR gene encoding tetracycline resistance transcriptional repressor TetR, translating into MARLDKETIITVALELLNEVGMEGLTTRKLAQKLGVEQPTLYWHVKNKRTLLDALSVEMLKRNHRHSLPAVGETWQQFLRNNALSFRDALLSYRDGAKVHLGTRPSSDQYDTVEMQLQFMVDNGFSLKCGLYAISAVGHFTLGSVLEQQEHIAALNDRQQIADDTMPRLLKDALQIMDQDDGTEAFLFGLEALINGFEKQ; encoded by the coding sequence ATGGCGCGATTAGATAAAGAAACCATCATCACAGTGGCATTAGAGTTGCTAAATGAAGTGGGAATGGAAGGGCTGACAACGCGAAAACTAGCTCAAAAACTGGGCGTAGAGCAGCCTACACTATATTGGCATGTGAAGAACAAGCGCACATTGTTGGATGCATTATCTGTTGAAATGCTAAAGCGTAATCATCGTCATTCATTACCCGCAGTTGGGGAAACGTGGCAACAATTTTTACGTAATAATGCATTGAGCTTTCGTGATGCATTATTAAGTTACCGTGATGGCGCAAAAGTGCATTTAGGGACTCGCCCGAGTTCAGACCAATATGACACCGTAGAAATGCAGTTGCAGTTTATGGTGGACAATGGTTTTTCATTAAAATGTGGGTTATATGCAATAAGCGCGGTTGGTCATTTTACGTTAGGTTCTGTGTTAGAGCAGCAAGAACATATCGCAGCACTTAATGATAGGCAACAAATAGCAGATGATACGATGCCTCGACTATTAAAAGATGCTTTGCAAATTATGGATCAAGATGATGGCACAGAGGCTTTTTTATTTGGTTTAGAAGCATTGATTAATGGTTTCGAAAAGCAGTGA
- a CDS encoding phosphoglucosamine mutase has product MVRKYFGTDGIRGKANEGAMTAETALRVGMAAGRVFRRGDHRHRVVIGKDTRLSGYMLEPALTAGFTSMGMDVFLFGPLPTTYRKNKRPFHPSPTALDRS; this is encoded by the coding sequence ATGGTGCGCAAATATTTCGGCACAGACGGTATTCGTGGCAAAGCCAACGAAGGCGCGATGACGGCGGAAACCGCCTTGCGCGTCGGCATGGCGGCTGGCCGTGTCTTTCGTCGCGGTGACCACCGCCATCGTGTCGTGATCGGCAAGGATACGCGCCTGTCGGGCTATATGCTTGAACCCGCGCTCACAGCCGGTTTCACCTCGATGGGCATGGACGTATTCCTTTTTGGCCCGCTGCCGACAACGTATAGGAAGAATAAACGCCCTTTTCACCCAAGTCCAACAGCTTTGGACCGCAGTTGA
- a CDS encoding LysR family transcriptional regulator produces MRRTNHRNLVNVGILSGRIPLISLVQFIAVAEHLNFRHAAKALGISQSSVSARVKALEDNLGVLLFERHARGVRLTDAGRHFMERVTAGVDQLDHAVKTAE; encoded by the coding sequence ATGCGGCGCACTAACCATCGAAACCTCGTGAATGTCGGTATCCTGTCTGGCAGGATACCGCTCATTTCCCTTGTTCAGTTCATCGCCGTCGCCGAGCATCTGAATTTTCGGCATGCGGCCAAGGCACTTGGTATCAGCCAGTCGAGCGTCAGCGCGCGTGTGAAAGCGCTGGAGGATAACCTTGGTGTCCTGCTATTTGAGCGCCATGCGCGGGGCGTTCGGCTAACAGACGCAGGCAGGCACTTCATGGAGCGTGTCACGGCGGGTGTCGATCAACTCGATCACGCAGTGAAGACCGCGGAGTGA
- a CDS encoding IS91-like element ISCR2 family transposase → MPHVAARTASRDRDTGRYQSHRPEQTLLYQIVDEYYPAFAALMAEQGKELPGYVQREFEEFLQCGRLEHGFLRVRCESCHAEHLVAFSCKRRGFCPSCGARRMAESAALLVDEVLPEQPMRQWVLSFPFQLRFLFASRPEIMGWVLGIVYRVIATHLVKKAGHTHQVAKTGAVTLIQRFGSALNLNVHFHMLFLDGVYVEQSHGSARFRWVKAPTSPELTQLTHTIAHRVGRYLERQGLLERDVENSYLASDAVDDDPMTPLLGHSITYRIAVGSQAGRKVFTLQTLPTSGDPFGDGIGKVAGSSLHAGVAARADERKKLERLCRYISRPAVSEKRLSLTRGGNVRYQLKTPYRDGTTHVIFEPLDFIARLAALVPKPRVNLTRFHGVFAPNSRHRALVTPAKRGRGNKVRVADEPATPAQRRASMTWAQRLKRVFNIDIETCSGCGGAMKVIACIEDPIVIKQILDHLKHKAETSGTRALPESRAPPAELLLGLFD, encoded by the coding sequence ATGCCTCATGTGGCGGCCAGGACGGCCAGCCGGGATCGGGATACTGGTCGTTACCAGAGCCACCGACCCGAGCAAACCCTTCTCTATCAGATCGTTGACGAGTATTACCCGGCATTCGCTGCGCTTATGGCAGAGCAGGGAAAGGAATTGCCGGGCTATGTGCAACGGGAATTTGAAGAATTTCTCCAATGCGGGCGGCTGGAGCATGGCTTTCTACGGGTTCGCTGCGAGTCTTGCCACGCCGAGCACCTGGTCGCTTTCAGCTGTAAGCGTCGCGGTTTCTGCCCGAGCTGTGGGGCGCGGCGGATGGCCGAAAGTGCCGCCTTGCTGGTTGATGAAGTACTGCCTGAACAACCCATGCGTCAGTGGGTGTTGAGCTTCCCGTTTCAGCTGCGTTTCCTGTTTGCCAGCCGGCCCGAGATCATGGGGTGGGTGCTGGGCATCGTTTACCGCGTCATTGCCACGCACCTGGTCAAGAAAGCGGGCCATACCCACCAAGTGGCCAAGACGGGCGCGGTCACCCTGATCCAGCGTTTTGGATCGGCGCTCAATCTGAATGTTCACTTCCACATGCTGTTTCTCGACGGTGTGTATGTCGAGCAATCCCACGGCTCAGCGCGTTTCCGCTGGGTCAAGGCGCCGACCAGCCCAGAGCTCACCCAGCTGACGCACACCATCGCCCACCGGGTGGGTCGCTATCTGGAACGGCAAGGCCTGCTGGAACGGGATGTCGAAAACAGCTATCTGGCCTCGGATGCGGTGGATGACGACCCGATGACACCCCTGCTGGGGCACTCGATCACTTACCGTATCGCTGTCGGTTCACAGGCGGGGCGAAAGGTGTTCACTTTGCAAACTCTGCCGACCAGTGGTGATCCGTTCGGTGACGGGATTGGCAAGGTAGCCGGGTCCAGCCTGCACGCCGGCGTGGCGGCCAGGGCCGATGAACGCAAGAAGCTCGAACGGCTGTGCCGGTACATCAGCCGCCCGGCGGTATCCGAGAAGCGGCTGTCGTTAACACGAGGCGGCAACGTGCGCTACCAGCTCAAGACGCCGTACCGGGACGGCACCACGCACGTCATTTTCGAACCATTGGATTTCATTGCAAGGCTGGCCGCCCTGGTACCGAAGCCCAGAGTCAACCTAACCCGCTTCCACGGGGTGTTCGCACCCAACAGTCGGCACCGGGCGTTGGTCACGCCGGCAAAACGGGGCAGGGGCAACAAGGTCAGGGTGGCTGATGAACCGGCAACACCAGCACAACGGCGAGCGTCGATGACATGGGCGCAACGGCTCAAGCGTGTTTTCAATATCGACATCGAGACCTGCAGCGGCTGCGGCGGCGCCATGAAAGTCATCGCCTGCATTGAAGACCCTATAGTGATCAAGCAGATCCTTGATCACCTGAAGCACAAAGCCGAAACCAGCGGGACCAGGGCGTTACCCGAAAGCCGGGCGCCACCGGCTGAGCTGCTCCTGGGTCTGTTTGACTGA
- a CDS encoding DUF3363 domain-containing protein produces MLRSQRRGRDPPCWLSEKEPLVGKRRVNFQRCWLPVSRIGLHRRGVERVNCGPKLLDLGEKGVYSSYTCRVPGGDYEGYVDAHVRRLEALRRAGIVERIDADQWRIPDDLVSRAAAHDAGRDSQASVRVLSPVDLNKQIGSDGATWLDRRLIHGETADLAPTGFGQQVREAMDQRREHHIEQGDATRSRDSRVFYRRNLLAILREREVAGVGSDMALSKGLPFRAATDGESVSGKFTGTVHLSSGKFAVVEKSHEFTLVPWRPIIDRQLGREVMGIVQGGSVSWQLGRQRGLER; encoded by the coding sequence ATGCTGCGTTCACAGCGCCGCGGCAGGGATCCGCCGTGCTGGTTGTCGGAAAAGGAGCCGCTAGTGGGAAAGAGGAGGGTAAATTTTCAGCGTTGCTGGCTCCCCGTCAGCCGGATTGGGTTGCATCGCAGGGGTGTCGAAAGAGTCAACTGCGGTCCAAAGCTGTTGGACTTGGGTGAAAAGGGCGTTTATTCTTCCTATACGTGCCGCGTTCCAGGCGGCGACTATGAGGGCTATGTCGATGCCCATGTGCGCCGGCTGGAGGCGCTACGCCGGGCCGGTATCGTCGAGCGGATCGACGCCGACCAATGGCGCATCCCCGATGATCTGGTCAGCCGTGCCGCCGCCCATGACGCCGGCCGAGACAGTCAGGCCAGCGTTCGCGTCCTTTCCCCGGTCGATCTGAACAAACAGATCGGATCGGACGGCGCGACCTGGCTGGACCGGCGGCTGATCCACGGCGAGACGGCCGACCTTGCGCCAACCGGCTTCGGGCAACAAGTCCGCGAAGCCATGGACCAGCGCCGCGAGCACCATATCGAACAGGGCGACGCCACCCGCAGCCGGGACAGCCGCGTCTTCTACCGGCGCAACCTTCTCGCCATCCTGCGGGAGCGCGAGGTAGCCGGCGTCGGATCGGATATGGCTTTGAGTAAGGGCCTGCCGTTCCGCGCCGCCACGGACGGCGAGAGCGTCAGCGGCAAGTTTACCGGAACCGTGCATCTATCGAGCGGCAAGTTCGCCGTGGTCGAGAAATCCCATGAGTTCACCCTTGTCCCGTGGCGGCCGATCATCGACCGCCAACTCGGCCGCGAGGTTATGGGCATCGTGCAGGGCGGGTCGGTGTCGTGGCAGTTAGGGCGGCAGAGGGGGCTGGAACGCTGA
- the floR gene encoding chloramphenicol/florfenicol efflux MFS transporter FloR: MTTTRPAWAYTLPAALLLMAPFDILASLAMDIYLPVVPAMPGILNTTPAMIQLTLSLYMVMLGVGQVIFGPLSDRIGRRPILLAGATAFVIASLGAAWSSTAPAFVAFRLLQAVGASAMLVATFATVRDVYANRPEGVVIYGLFSSMLAFVPALGPIAGVLIGEFLGWQAIFITLAILAMLALLNAGFRWHETRPLDQVKTRRSVLPIFASPAFWVYTVGFSAGMGTYFVFFSTAPRVLIGQAEYSEIGFSFAFATVALVMIVTTRFAKSFVARWGIAGCVARGMALLVCGAVLLGIGELYGSPSFLTFILPMWVVAVGIVFTVSVTANGALAEFDDIAGSAVAFYFCVQSLIVSIVGTLAVALLNGDTAWPVICYATAMAVLVSLGLVLLRLRGAATEKSPVV; encoded by the coding sequence ATGACCACCACACGCCCCGCGTGGGCCTATACGCTGCCGGCAGCACTGCTGCTGATGGCTCCTTTCGACATCCTCGCTTCACTGGCGATGGATATTTATCTCCCTGTCGTTCCAGCGATGCCCGGCATCCTGAACACGACGCCCGCTATGATCCAACTCACGTTGAGCCTCTATATGGTGATGCTCGGCGTGGGCCAGGTGATTTTTGGTCCGCTCTCAGACAGAATCGGGCGACGGCCAATTCTACTTGCGGGCGCAACGGCTTTCGTCATTGCGTCTCTGGGAGCAGCTTGGTCTTCAACTGCACCGGCCTTTGTCGCTTTCCGTCTACTTCAAGCAGTGGGCGCGTCGGCCATGCTGGTGGCGACGTTCGCGACGGTTCGCGACGTTTATGCCAACCGTCCTGAGGGTGTCGTCATCTACGGCCTTTTCAGTTCGATGCTGGCGTTCGTGCCTGCGCTCGGCCCTATCGCCGGAGTATTGATCGGCGAGTTCTTGGGATGGCAGGCGATATTCATTACTTTGGCTATACTGGCGATGCTCGCACTCCTAAATGCGGGTTTCAGGTGGCACGAAACCCGCCCTCTGGATCAAGTCAAGACGCGCCGATCTGTCTTGCCGATCTTCGCGAGTCCGGCTTTTTGGGTTTACACTGTCGGCTTTAGCGCCGGTATGGGCACCTACTTCGTCTTCTTCTCGACGGCTCCCCGTGTGCTCATAGGCCAAGCGGAATATTCCGAGATCGGATTCAGCTTTGCCTTCGCCACTGTCGCGCTTGTAATGATCGTGACAACCCGTTTCGCGAAGTCCTTTGTCGCCAGATGGGGCATCGCAGGATGCGTGGCGCGTGGGATGGCGTTGCTTGTTTGCGGAGCGGTCCTGTTGGGGATCGGCGAACTTTACGGCTCGCCGTCATTCCTCACCTTCATCCTACCGATGTGGGTTGTCGCGGTCGGTATTGTCTTCACGGTGTCCGTTACCGCGAACGGCGCTTTGGCAGAGTTCGACGACATCGCGGGATCAGCGGTCGCGTTCTACTTCTGCGTTCAAAGCCTGATAGTCAGCATTGTCGGGACATTGGCGGTGGCACTTTTAAACGGTGACACAGCGTGGCCCGTGATCTGTTACGCCACGGCGATGGCGGTACTGGTTTCGTTGGGGCTGGTGCTCCTTCGGCTCCGTGGGGCTGCCACCGAGAAGTCGCCAGTCGTCTAA